One genomic segment of Nitratidesulfovibrio sp. includes these proteins:
- a CDS encoding ATP-binding protein, whose translation MNALPTPPGDQPRTATPNSPEGGPAPRRTPRSLRRLLHTRLLVWLVLLGLCILAFAGTFTYLGRKADFERQSALLTATLAHYLEEHVDNAALSLARLASGLPASPSPARVAEELGRRRALRQHFARIMLLDDAQRVVFSLPDGPVMVDFPVLRDRQGNRPNGRGYRLGSPAPLPDTGEVVVYISEPLEGGGQLVGALRLNALQEHALELLPGNDSAVLLADAYGNLIAHPDLTRVQRQENIGHLPFFRPAGGGLPKAGPAMQRVRYDGETWFACTAMVTGPDWTIVTLKRQRAVLSEVAGEMIIFLLLLTVLLTVFAVSLLAELEWTIARPLTGFCQSIRLVSGGSYDLPPSGGEQLAELATVDREFRDMAATVRQREAALRRTRAYVQQMMDAMPSAIIALDGHCRVVRMNPAALRRTGHAVTPAGTPLADLLPDHADIAVRLAAAMARRTPVDRERVVTLTGGHYRYEDVSLYPMGSGMTDAPEGDGGVLRIDDVTDRVRMEEVMVQSEKMLSVGGLAAGMAHEINNPLGAILQGAQNIQRRLADGLPANEQVAQRLGCPLPVIRAYLAERRVLEFLDSIREAGCRAANIITNMLEFSRNSGTRRTTVDLHALLDRTVDIAASDYDLKKRYDFRNIAIVRDYAANLPPVVCSEQEITQVLLNLLRNAAQAIAARPENTRQEHTLPDGARAEGEVTDGAAPSGAPGPSGAPAPSSPLAPAGGTGRDEPRIVLRTRREGTWMRIDVQDNGTGMPEDVRRRVFEPFFTTKEVGVGTGLGLSVSYFIVTRNHAGTFGVTSEPGRGTTFTLRLPLPGSEQAPEVPRDHPGCPV comes from the coding sequence ATGAACGCACTCCCAACGCCCCCCGGCGACCAACCCCGCACCGCCACCCCGAACAGCCCGGAGGGCGGCCCCGCTCCCCGCCGTACGCCACGCTCGTTGCGCCGCCTGCTGCATACCCGGCTGCTGGTGTGGCTGGTGCTGCTGGGCCTGTGCATCCTGGCCTTCGCGGGCACCTTCACCTACCTTGGCCGCAAAGCCGACTTCGAACGGCAAAGCGCGCTGCTGACGGCCACCCTGGCCCACTACCTCGAAGAGCACGTGGACAACGCCGCCCTGTCGCTGGCCCGGCTGGCCTCGGGCCTGCCCGCCTCGCCCTCGCCCGCGCGCGTGGCCGAGGAACTGGGACGCCGACGCGCGTTGCGCCAGCACTTCGCGCGCATCATGCTGCTGGACGATGCGCAACGGGTGGTCTTTTCACTGCCTGACGGGCCGGTGATGGTGGATTTTCCCGTACTGCGCGACCGGCAGGGCAACAGGCCGAACGGGCGCGGCTATCGGCTGGGCAGCCCCGCGCCCCTGCCGGACACCGGCGAGGTGGTGGTCTACATCAGCGAACCCCTTGAGGGTGGCGGACAATTGGTGGGGGCGCTACGGCTGAACGCGCTGCAGGAACACGCACTGGAACTGCTGCCGGGCAACGACAGCGCGGTGCTGCTGGCCGACGCGTATGGCAACCTCATTGCCCACCCCGACCTGACCCGCGTGCAGCGCCAGGAAAACATCGGCCACCTGCCCTTCTTCAGGCCCGCCGGGGGGGGACTGCCCAAGGCCGGACCAGCCATGCAACGCGTGCGCTATGACGGCGAAACCTGGTTTGCCTGCACTGCCATGGTGACCGGGCCGGACTGGACCATCGTCACCCTGAAGCGCCAGAGGGCCGTGCTGTCCGAGGTGGCGGGCGAGATGATCATCTTCCTGCTGCTGCTCACGGTTCTGCTGACCGTATTCGCCGTGTCGCTGCTGGCCGAACTGGAGTGGACCATTGCCCGGCCCCTGACCGGGTTCTGCCAGTCCATCCGGCTGGTTTCGGGCGGCAGCTACGACCTGCCGCCTTCCGGCGGGGAGCAGCTGGCCGAACTGGCCACCGTGGACCGCGAATTCCGCGACATGGCAGCCACGGTGCGCCAGCGCGAGGCCGCGTTGCGCCGTACCCGCGCCTACGTGCAACAAATGATGGACGCCATGCCTTCCGCCATCATCGCCCTGGACGGACATTGCCGGGTGGTGCGCATGAACCCGGCAGCCCTGCGCCGCACCGGGCATGCCGTGACCCCGGCGGGCACCCCCCTGGCCGACCTGCTGCCCGACCACGCCGACATTGCCGTGCGGCTGGCGGCGGCCATGGCGCGCCGCACCCCGGTGGACCGCGAGCGGGTGGTCACCCTGACAGGGGGCCACTACCGCTACGAAGACGTTTCGCTGTACCCCATGGGCAGCGGAATGACCGACGCCCCGGAAGGGGACGGGGGCGTGCTGCGCATCGACGACGTGACCGACCGGGTGCGCATGGAAGAGGTCATGGTGCAATCGGAAAAGATGCTGTCCGTGGGCGGGCTGGCGGCGGGCATGGCCCACGAGATCAACAACCCCCTGGGGGCCATCCTGCAAGGGGCACAGAACATCCAGCGGCGCCTGGCCGACGGGCTGCCCGCCAACGAACAGGTGGCGCAACGCCTGGGTTGCCCGTTGCCGGTGATCCGCGCCTACCTCGCCGAACGGCGGGTGCTGGAATTTCTGGACAGCATCCGCGAGGCGGGTTGCCGAGCCGCCAACATCATCACCAACATGCTGGAATTCAGCCGCAACAGCGGGACGCGCCGCACCACGGTGGACCTGCACGCCCTGCTGGACCGTACGGTGGACATTGCCGCCAGCGACTACGACCTGAAGAAACGCTACGACTTCCGCAACATCGCCATCGTGCGCGACTACGCGGCCAACCTGCCGCCTGTGGTCTGCTCCGAACAGGAAATCACCCAGGTGCTGCTGAACCTGCTGCGCAACGCGGCCCAGGCCATCGCGGCACGGCCCGAGAACACGCGCCAGGAACACACGCTGCCGGATGGCGCGCGCGCGGAAGGAGAGGTGACGGATGGTGCGGCCCCGTCCGGCGCACCCGGCCCGTCTGGCGCACCCGCCCCGTCCTCTCCACTCGCCCCGGCGGGCGGAACCGGAAGGGACGAGCCGCGCATCGTGCTGCGCACGCGGCGTGAAGGAACGTGGATGCGCATCGACGTGCAGGACAACGGCACCGGCATGCCGGAAGACGTGCGGCGGCGGGTGTTCGAGCCGTTCTTCACCACCAAGGAGGTGGGCGTGGGCACCGGGCTTGGCCTGTCGGTGTCCTACTTCATCGTTACCCGCAACCACGCGGGCACCTTTGGCGTGACCTCGGAACCGGGCCGGGGCACCACCTTCACGCTGCGCCTGCCGCTGCCCGGCAGCGAGCAGGCACCCGAAGTACCGCGCGATCATCCCGGCTGCCCCGTGTAA
- a CDS encoding LysE family translocator, giving the protein MLYNLVALFGLCMVGRMSPGPDMMLLVRHGAGGPTRAAYACVLGICLGLTFHVTWAVLGTGLLQGSPRAFQAVQLAGAAYLAWVGWKALRARADGGGEGAAPPTLREGFRDGLFCNLLNPKVTLFILSVFTQFVAPGTPTGERVAYGAVIVLEALVGWTIFVRFLDTAPMRRFYERHGLHLVRLTGILLLLLAGASVVSFLRG; this is encoded by the coding sequence ATGCTGTACAATCTCGTTGCCCTGTTCGGCCTGTGCATGGTGGGCCGCATGAGTCCCGGCCCGGACATGATGCTGCTGGTGCGCCACGGCGCGGGCGGTCCCACGCGCGCGGCCTATGCCTGCGTGCTGGGCATCTGTCTGGGGCTGACCTTTCACGTGACCTGGGCGGTGCTGGGCACCGGCCTGTTGCAGGGCAGCCCCCGCGCGTTTCAGGCGGTGCAGTTGGCCGGGGCCGCGTATCTGGCGTGGGTGGGGTGGAAGGCCCTGCGGGCGCGGGCCGACGGCGGTGGCGAGGGCGCCGCGCCGCCCACCCTGCGAGAGGGCTTTCGCGACGGGCTGTTCTGCAACCTGCTGAACCCCAAGGTGACGCTGTTCATCCTTTCGGTGTTCACGCAGTTCGTGGCCCCAGGCACGCCGACGGGCGAACGGGTTGCCTACGGCGCGGTCATCGTGCTGGAGGCGCTGGTGGGCTGGACCATCTTCGTGCGTTTTCTGGACACCGCGCCCATGCGCCGCTTCTACGAGCGGCACGGCCTGCATCTGGTGCGGCTGACCGGGATACTGCTGCTGCTTCTTGCGGGGGCAAGCGTGGTGTCCTTCCTGCGCGGGTAG
- a CDS encoding ABC transporter substrate-binding protein, which yields MAHADHGDTPGQKHALQQGVEPGRRQRRALMAAVAMAVAVMTLAALAVLLILRREPDTVRIGFAGQLEGLTSDLGVQGRNGAQLAVDHLNAAGGVAGRRLELVAEHDGTTPDEARAAVTRLLARKVQVGVGHMTSGQTVATLPLWETAGVPLISPTASAPELEGKEDGFFRVIPANTAWAETLAAYARSAGLREMAVVRETANAPFSTPFAQAFVARFRELGGTVAADLPYATSDRGEFAEALRHARQSASSGMLLVCPARDVAMAAQTFHRTGFFPALYSSPWGYTRELVLAGGRDVEGIIFAHAYAADLDDDSFRNFHAAYAARFGWVPNFAAAFAYEAVMVLGDALARAGGDPARLRATLPEVRNLTGVLGPISLDRYGDVHRRSFILTIRDGEFATLQ from the coding sequence ATGGCGCACGCAGATCACGGGGATACCCCGGGCCAGAAGCATGCCCTCCAGCAGGGCGTCGAACCGGGCCGCCGCCAGCGCCGCGCCCTGATGGCTGCCGTGGCCATGGCCGTTGCCGTCATGACCCTTGCGGCCCTGGCCGTCCTGCTGATCCTGCGGCGCGAGCCGGACACCGTGCGCATCGGCTTTGCCGGGCAGCTCGAAGGCCTCACGTCCGACCTGGGCGTGCAGGGGCGCAATGGCGCGCAGTTGGCCGTCGATCACCTGAACGCCGCCGGGGGCGTGGCCGGACGCCGCCTTGAACTGGTGGCCGAGCACGACGGCACCACCCCCGACGAGGCCCGCGCGGCGGTCACCCGGCTGCTTGCCCGCAAGGTGCAGGTAGGGGTGGGACACATGACCAGCGGCCAGACCGTGGCGACCCTGCCCCTGTGGGAAACCGCCGGGGTGCCGTTGATCTCTCCCACCGCCAGCGCCCCCGAGCTGGAAGGCAAGGAGGACGGCTTTTTTCGCGTCATTCCGGCCAACACGGCCTGGGCCGAGACGCTGGCCGCGTACGCCCGGTCCGCCGGTCTGCGCGAGATGGCCGTGGTCCGCGAGACCGCCAACGCCCCCTTCTCCACCCCCTTCGCGCAAGCCTTCGTGGCCCGGTTCCGCGAACTGGGAGGCACCGTGGCCGCCGACCTGCCCTATGCCACCTCCGACCGGGGGGAATTCGCCGAAGCGCTCCGCCATGCCCGGCAATCGGCCTCATCGGGCATGCTGCTGGTGTGCCCGGCACGCGATGTGGCCATGGCCGCCCAGACCTTTCACCGCACCGGATTCTTTCCCGCGCTGTACAGCTCACCGTGGGGGTATACCCGCGAACTGGTGCTGGCGGGTGGCCGCGACGTGGAGGGCATCATCTTTGCCCACGCCTACGCCGCCGACCTTGACGACGATTCCTTCCGCAACTTTCACGCCGCGTATGCGGCACGCTTCGGCTGGGTGCCCAACTTCGCGGCGGCCTTCGCCTACGAGGCGGTCATGGTCCTGGGCGATGCCCTGGCCCGTGCCGGAGGCGACCCGGCCCGACTCCGCGCAACCCTTCCGGAAGTCCGCAACCTTACCGGCGTGCTCGGCCCCATCAGCCTCGACCGGTACGGCGACGTGCACCGCCGTTCTTTCATCCTGACCATTCGCGACGGCGAATTCGCGACACTGCAATGA
- a CDS encoding PAS domain S-box protein: MPKRAVSRTGKASGTGGVSPELPGAAASPASVNPAPSPCPASPGSPGSSGSPASSGSPHCPARSAHAALPGGGDSFAGGAEPRPELFPPSATHSSARTPDEELQRLRAEVAVLRHRLRKAEARLLPLNADPETPDMLLDAVPLLALCIDADGRMRMVNRGFESLFGVWRMEARGRGLAELVPPEVAAQLSPMLARAFAGEARVTGELAVTNRTGQRWFNITLVGRGLPGSGIMCRVLLVGVEITEAVTARHALREIGETRRALLDAAPGAAFLMEPNGTIVAHNSAASRHAWRDGQDMAGESVFAHMPPDMAARRRAELARCVATGRGGYFEDHDGGRVLRHNLVPVYDAQGRVAQIAAYVHDVTTQRRAEEELQATLERKDRMVHAHEAALGRHERLLRRIYDDVPVGLLHTSAAGNVIEANRALCAITGLTLGEMRGTHVLDLVLPEYREALTYEMQRNRAERDRVARFEVRVRRPDGEIRLCRVTSTVIWGTDDLPLFGLGVVEDQTELYRLRAEAVRAGQLAALGELAAGVAHEINNPINGIINCAQLMLDDADVAAQGGMRHEPQPELAGRILREGQRIAGIVRNLLFFGRDRRDADVRVDLREVLHDALALTRTHMEGDGVVIELDLPDVPLMVVGRPGELQQVFMNLLANAHHALNAAATGEPGEPGAGPRSRRLILTAARSSLGPQREVARKGVTLDGGGDGCRGVCIPERRAARRRGGRLTVSGPCVCVTVADTGSGIAPAVLERVFEPFFTTKPEGKGTGLGLSISYGIIKSHGGTLMLDSDGVSGSRAVVVLPEAPPETSPEAGAAAPGSPDAPGHTTGTHGEVAHGEDTAR, translated from the coding sequence ATGCCCAAGCGCGCCGTTTCCCGTACCGGCAAGGCCTCCGGCACCGGGGGAGTGTCGCCGGAATTGCCCGGCGCAGCGGCATCGCCTGCGTCCGTCAATCCTGCTCCCTCGCCCTGCCCTGCCAGTCCTGGCAGTCCTGGCAGTTCTGGCAGTCCTGCCAGCTCTGGCAGTCCCCACTGTCCCGCCCGCTCCGCCCACGCCGCATTGCCCGGGGGGGGCGATTCTTTCGCTGGAGGGGCCGAGCCCCGGCCGGAGCTGTTCCCCCCGTCCGCCACGCACTCCTCCGCCCGGACACCGGACGAGGAACTGCAACGCCTGCGCGCCGAGGTGGCCGTGCTGCGCCACCGGCTGCGCAAGGCTGAGGCGCGCCTGCTGCCCCTGAATGCCGACCCGGAAACACCGGACATGCTGCTGGACGCGGTGCCCCTGCTGGCGCTGTGCATCGACGCCGACGGGCGGATGCGCATGGTCAACCGGGGCTTCGAATCGCTGTTCGGCGTCTGGCGCATGGAGGCACGCGGCCGGGGGCTGGCGGAACTGGTCCCCCCGGAGGTGGCCGCGCAATTGTCCCCCATGCTGGCCCGCGCCTTTGCCGGTGAAGCGCGCGTGACCGGAGAACTGGCCGTCACCAACCGCACGGGCCAGCGCTGGTTCAACATTACCCTGGTCGGGCGCGGCCTGCCGGGCAGCGGCATCATGTGCCGGGTGTTGCTGGTGGGGGTGGAAATAACCGAGGCGGTCACCGCCCGCCATGCCCTGCGCGAGATAGGCGAAACCCGTCGTGCCCTGCTGGACGCGGCGCCGGGGGCGGCCTTTCTGATGGAGCCGAACGGTACCATCGTGGCCCACAACAGCGCTGCCTCGCGCCATGCCTGGCGCGACGGGCAGGACATGGCTGGCGAGAGCGTGTTCGCCCACATGCCGCCGGACATGGCCGCCAGGCGCCGGGCAGAGCTTGCGCGTTGCGTGGCCACCGGGCGCGGCGGCTACTTCGAGGACCACGACGGCGGCCGCGTGCTGCGCCACAACCTGGTGCCCGTGTACGACGCGCAAGGCCGGGTAGCCCAGATCGCCGCGTACGTGCACGACGTGACCACCCAGCGCCGGGCCGAGGAGGAACTGCAAGCCACCCTGGAGCGCAAGGACCGCATGGTCCATGCCCACGAGGCGGCTCTGGGCCGACACGAACGGCTGCTGCGGCGCATCTACGACGACGTGCCCGTGGGGCTTCTGCATACCAGCGCGGCGGGCAACGTCATCGAGGCCAACCGGGCGCTGTGCGCCATTACCGGGCTGACCCTCGGCGAGATGCGCGGCACCCACGTGCTCGACCTGGTGTTGCCCGAATACCGCGAAGCCCTGACCTACGAGATGCAGCGCAACCGGGCGGAACGTGACCGGGTGGCCCGGTTCGAGGTGCGGGTGCGCAGGCCCGACGGCGAGATACGGTTGTGCCGCGTCACCTCCACGGTGATCTGGGGCACCGATGACCTGCCCCTGTTCGGGCTGGGCGTGGTGGAGGACCAGACCGAACTGTACCGCCTGCGCGCCGAGGCCGTGCGGGCCGGACAACTGGCCGCCCTGGGCGAACTGGCCGCCGGGGTGGCGCACGAGATCAACAACCCCATCAACGGCATCATCAACTGCGCCCAGCTGATGCTGGACGATGCCGACGTGGCCGCGCAGGGCGGCATGCGGCACGAGCCGCAGCCCGAGCTGGCCGGGCGCATCCTGCGCGAAGGGCAGCGCATCGCGGGCATCGTGCGCAACCTGCTGTTCTTCGGGCGCGACCGGCGCGACGCCGACGTGCGGGTGGACCTGCGCGAGGTGCTGCACGATGCCCTGGCCCTGACCCGCACCCACATGGAGGGCGACGGGGTGGTCATCGAACTCGACCTGCCGGATGTGCCGCTGATGGTGGTGGGCCGCCCCGGCGAATTGCAGCAGGTCTTCATGAATCTTCTGGCCAATGCCCACCATGCCCTGAACGCGGCGGCGACCGGTGAACCCGGGGAACCCGGCGCTGGCCCGCGTTCCCGGCGCCTGATCCTGACGGCGGCGCGGTCCTCGCTGGGGCCGCAACGCGAGGTGGCCCGCAAGGGTGTGACGCTTGACGGGGGGGGCGATGGCTGCCGGGGGGTATGCATTCCCGAACGCCGCGCCGCGCGGCGAAGAGGCGGGCGCCTGACGGTGAGCGGCCCGTGCGTGTGCGTCACCGTGGCCGACACCGGCTCGGGCATTGCCCCGGCGGTGCTGGAACGGGTGTTCGAGCCGTTTTTCACCACCAAGCCGGAGGGCAAGGGCACCGGGCTCGGCCTGTCCATCAGTTACGGCATCATCAAGAGCCACGGCGGCACGCTGATGCTGGACAGCGACGGCGTTTCGGGCAGCCGCGCCGTGGTGGTGCTGCCCGAGGCCCCGCCCGAGACAAGCCCCGAGGCTGGCGCGGCGGCGCCCGGCAGTCCGGATGCGCCCGGTCACACCACAGGCACGCACGGGGAGGTCGCCCATGGCGAAGATACTGCTCGTTGA
- the amrA gene encoding AmmeMemoRadiSam system protein A produces MELSADERAWLLDLARWAVLHRLAEAGALPDETGGLADSAGQADSGDPASPDVSGVPTPPPGVLHRSLGAFVTFKKDGHLRGCIGSMVGDGPLYLTVARMARAAAFEDPRFPPVTAAEASALELDISVLGPLTRCPDPSLVRVGRHGLLVRQGYRSGVLLPQVPVEWGWDRETFLAQTCRKAGLPPDAWREAWKDGRTELYWFEAEVFGDL; encoded by the coding sequence CTGGAACTGTCCGCCGACGAGCGGGCGTGGCTGCTCGACCTGGCCCGTTGGGCCGTGCTGCACCGATTGGCCGAAGCCGGGGCCTTGCCGGATGAAACCGGTGGTCTGGCCGACAGTGCTGGTCAGGCCGATAGTGGTGATCCGGCCAGTCCGGATGTCTCCGGGGTGCCCACGCCGCCCCCCGGTGTGCTGCACCGTTCCCTTGGTGCCTTCGTCACCTTCAAGAAGGACGGCCACCTGCGCGGTTGCATCGGTTCCATGGTCGGCGACGGGCCGTTGTACCTCACCGTGGCGCGCATGGCCCGCGCGGCGGCCTTCGAGGACCCGCGCTTTCCGCCGGTGACCGCCGCCGAGGCATCCGCGCTGGAACTGGACATTTCCGTGCTCGGCCCGCTCACCCGCTGTCCCGATCCGTCGCTGGTGCGGGTGGGGCGGCACGGACTGCTGGTGCGCCAGGGGTATCGCTCTGGCGTGCTGTTGCCGCAGGTGCCGGTGGAATGGGGCTGGGACCGCGAAACCTTCCTGGCCCAGACCTGCCGCAAGGCGGGGTTGCCGCCCGATGCATGGCGAGAAGCCTGGAAGGACGGGCGTACCGAGCTGTACTGGTTCGAGGCCGAAGTATTCGGCGACCTGTGA
- a CDS encoding MFS transporter → MQRIPDLPTIPNRPMYIFLLVLTVANAIGYQGWSTLYTNFAVHEAGLTGAQNGLVQSLREVPGLLSLGVILLLLVLREHRLAALSVVMLGAGVLAAGFFPSFGGIVFTTMLMSFGFHYFETTNQSLILQYFDVRTAPLVIGRLRGLNAGGNLAIGAVILVAAGALPFSGLFAISGGLAILAGLWALTQDPRAQGLPVQRRGMVMRKRYWLFYLLTLLGGARRQIFIVFSAFLLVERFEFGVREMTLFFMLNNAVNWFLNPLIGKAINAVGERRLLVMECLSLGCICLAYTVVEDRWLVGLLYVLDQIFFNFIVAVRTYFQKIADPADIAPSMAVSVAVNHVAAVVVPVVGGMLWMMDFRIPFYLGAVLAGCSLVATLFMRQPARGASC, encoded by the coding sequence GTGCAGCGCATTCCCGACCTGCCCACCATTCCCAACAGGCCCATGTACATCTTCCTGCTGGTGCTCACCGTGGCCAACGCCATCGGGTACCAGGGGTGGAGCACGCTCTACACCAACTTCGCCGTGCACGAGGCGGGGCTTACCGGCGCCCAGAACGGCCTTGTGCAGTCGCTGCGCGAGGTGCCGGGCCTCTTGTCCCTCGGGGTCATTCTGCTGCTGCTGGTGCTGCGCGAACACCGCCTGGCGGCGCTTTCGGTGGTCATGCTGGGCGCGGGTGTGCTGGCGGCCGGGTTCTTTCCGTCGTTCGGGGGCATCGTGTTCACCACCATGCTCATGTCCTTCGGGTTTCACTACTTCGAGACCACCAACCAGTCGCTGATCCTGCAATACTTCGACGTGCGCACTGCGCCGCTGGTCATCGGGCGGCTGCGCGGGCTCAACGCCGGGGGCAACCTGGCCATCGGCGCGGTGATCCTTGTTGCCGCCGGGGCGCTGCCCTTTTCCGGCCTGTTCGCCATCTCGGGCGGGCTGGCCATACTGGCCGGCCTGTGGGCCCTGACGCAGGATCCGCGCGCCCAGGGGCTGCCGGTGCAGCGGCGGGGCATGGTCATGCGCAAACGCTACTGGCTGTTCTATTTGCTTACCCTGCTGGGCGGGGCGCGGCGGCAGATATTCATCGTGTTCTCGGCCTTTCTGCTGGTGGAACGGTTCGAATTCGGCGTGCGCGAGATGACCCTGTTCTTCATGCTGAACAACGCGGTGAACTGGTTCCTGAACCCGCTCATCGGCAAGGCCATCAACGCCGTGGGCGAACGCAGGCTGCTGGTGATGGAATGCCTGTCCCTGGGGTGCATCTGCCTGGCCTACACCGTGGTCGAGGACCGCTGGCTGGTGGGCCTGCTGTATGTGCTGGACCAGATATTCTTCAATTTCATCGTGGCCGTGCGTACCTATTTCCAGAAGATAGCCGACCCGGCGGACATCGCCCCCAGCATGGCCGTGAGCGTGGCGGTGAACCACGTGGCGGCGGTGGTGGTGCCCGTGGTGGGCGGCATGTTGTGGATGATGGACTTTCGCATTCCGTTTTATCTGGGGGCCGTGCTGGCGGGGTGTTCGCTGGTGGCGACACTGTTCATGCGGCAGCCCGCGCGGGGCGCGTCTTGCTAA
- a CDS encoding universal stress protein, with the protein MERHLLLTMGGDGGESWNLRFVAGFFRRKSALRLTLFYVVPDAYASGPGEVVLSDAQMRQGLEQLARARRWAVEHGFASEYVETRAVPRQFGVVRDIVEEAHKGLYDAVVSGRRYLGWLEQTYTTSVSRGLLGEEIAFPLWVCHQPEPDLSNVLLCVDGSGENLRMADHVGFMLATPGAEDHTVTLLHCREPDTATGHHGAGKGGGDAQPLGEDAIAAAREAVLANGVDESRVRVLMLDTRACPDRAEKAEAILRVAEQDRFAVVAVGRRTALPDTLMRRMFGRSVSERLHDRVNRFSLWVSK; encoded by the coding sequence ATGGAGCGCCACCTGCTGCTGACCATGGGGGGAGACGGCGGCGAATCGTGGAACCTGCGCTTCGTGGCCGGTTTCTTTCGCCGCAAGTCGGCCTTGCGGCTGACGCTGTTCTACGTGGTGCCCGATGCCTACGCCTCGGGCCCCGGCGAGGTGGTCCTGTCCGATGCGCAGATGCGCCAGGGGCTGGAACAACTGGCCAGGGCGCGCCGCTGGGCCGTGGAGCACGGCTTTGCGTCGGAATACGTGGAGACGCGCGCGGTGCCCCGCCAGTTCGGCGTGGTGCGCGACATCGTCGAGGAAGCCCACAAGGGCCTGTACGATGCCGTGGTATCCGGCCGCCGCTATCTGGGCTGGCTGGAGCAGACCTACACCACCAGCGTCTCGCGCGGGCTGCTGGGCGAAGAAATCGCCTTTCCCCTGTGGGTGTGCCACCAGCCGGAACCGGACCTGTCCAACGTGCTGCTGTGCGTTGACGGGTCTGGCGAGAACCTGCGCATGGCCGACCACGTGGGGTTCATGCTGGCCACCCCCGGCGCCGAGGACCACACCGTGACCCTGCTGCATTGCAGGGAACCGGACACCGCCACGGGACATCACGGGGCGGGGAAGGGCGGTGGTGACGCGCAGCCCTTGGGCGAAGACGCCATCGCCGCCGCGCGAGAGGCCGTGCTGGCCAACGGCGTGGACGAGTCGCGGGTGCGCGTGCTGATGCTGGACACCCGTGCCTGCCCCGACAGGGCGGAAAAGGCCGAAGCCATCCTGCGCGTGGCCGAGCAGGACAGGTTTGCCGTGGTGGCGGTGGGCCGTCGCACGGCCCTGCCCGATACCCTGATGCGCCGCATGTTCGGGCGCAGCGTCAGCGAACGGCTGCACGACCGGGTGAACCGTTTTTCCCTGTGGGTGAGCAAGTAG